GGTAATGTATCCTCCACGCGCAAAGATTGTTTTAGTGACCTCAACCTGAAAAGTTTGATCCGTCTCATTGCCAACCAAGTCTGTGGTTCTCACCGTGAGTGGATAGTTTTGGACAGTCGCTGTCACACCAACACCAAGAAAGCTGCGATACAAACTCTCTGAGCTCACCGGATAAAAGGCGATCGCCTTATCGAAAAGTTTCCCCTCAATATTTGATAGAGGCTCATCTGCTTGAAGAAAGAGTGCAAGTGTTCTGCCCTGTCCAACATGGAGCGTTTCCGGCCTAACATCAAGCGTTGGTGGGGTATTGTCGACGTAAAACGGAAACGCATATCGTGTCTGATTCTTGTGCAACGACCTATCGGTCGCTGTCACAGAAGCCGTATGCAATCCATCGGCTAATACCGCAGTTTGGAGCCTCAAAAGCGAAGGCCCTTTTTCGCCAAAGCCCAAGGGGGTTGGAGGTGCATCATCAATCTGTACGATCAACGAACCCAAGCCAGTCTCCTCGTCCGTGGCGAAAATTTCAAGCGTCAGATCGCCGCGATACCGTTTATCTTTTTCTAGGCCATTTACTGTGAGAGTGGGCGGCGTGGAATCTAGCAGACTGAGAACAACCGGGAGTCCGAGTCCTATTAGCAGAATGATAACGAAAATAGTGATAAGTATAGGCGCTTTTCGGGTAGGGATATTTGGGACGCGATCTGACATGGAAAATTTCTAACATCGCTTGAAGATCATTTCGCTCAACATCTTGCTCGCTTTTTCCAACGCCTTCGCGCGGTGGCTAATCTGATTCTTAATCTCGTCCCCTAATTCTGCAAAGGTCTCTGCATAGTCCAGAGGGACAAAGATCGGATCATATCCGAAGCCACTCGTCCCGCGCGATCCATGAATAATCCGCCCTTCACAGACACCACGAACAACCTGTACTTTAGCAAGAGGTTCAGCAATAGCCACAGCACAGATAAACCGTCCTGACCTCCGGTCATCGGGAATATCCTGAAGTGCATTGAGCAACTTGGCGATACGGTCTTGGTCTGAAGCGTTTTCGCCGGCATACCGTGCCGAATGGACGCCGGGGGCTCCGTCAAGTGCATCTACCTCCAAACCGGAGTCATCGGCGATGGTGAGATGTCCGGTGTATTCGGCAAGGGTAGAGGCTTTTTTAATAGCGTTTTCGTCATAGGTTTTGCCATCTTCGACGACATCTGGCGCGTCCGGGTAATTGCGGAGTGACAGAAGTTCAATCCCGCTTTGATCTTGAAGTATGTCGCCAATTTCTCGTACTTTACCCTGATTCCGGGTTGCCAATACTAACTTCATCTCTATTCTCAATGATAATCTGTTTTTGAAGCCGGATCAATTGTTCAATCCCGCTAACCGCCAGATCGAGCAGCTGATCCGATTCTTCTTTGGAGAAGGGGGTTTCTTCCGCCGTTCCTTGGATCTCCACAAATTTACCCGCACCTGTCATGACAACATTCATGTCGACATCAGCGCTAGAATCCTCCGTATAACAGAGATCTAGCATAGGTGTTCCATTAATGATGCCGACACTCGTCGCTGCTACATGCTCAACGATTGGAATCGTTCTTATCAGTTTTTGATCCATCAGCCATTGACAGGCATCCCAAAGCGCGATAAATGCACCGGTAATTGCTGCGGTACGGGTGCCGCCGTCCGCTTGAATAACATCACAATCAATCCAAATCGTGCGTTCACCCAGGGCTTTGAAATCGACGATCGCTCTCAAGGATCTACCGATAAGTCGTTGAATCTCTTGTGTTCTGCCGCCAAGCGACCCTCGCGTAACTTCACGCCGCATCCGGTCGGAGGTGGAGCGGGGTAGCATTGAATACTCCGCAGTCACCCAACCTCGATTTCGGAGGTGCTGCTCACGCATGAAACGCGGTTGCGATTCTTCCACCGATGCCGTACAAACAACTTGTGTATCACCGACAGCAATCAAGACAGATCCTTCTGGGTGTTTAATGTAATTCCGAACGATGCGGGTCGGGCGCATCTGATTCGGCGTGCGCCCATCTTCTCTTGCCATTTTATTTCCTCTTTTTCTCAGTTAATCTTTAATCCTTATTTTAATAGGATCAATGCCGATTGCAAAAAGTGCACTTCGGTATGGTGCAGAAGTTAGATGACATCAATCCGTAAAATCGTCCGTTAAAAAATCGAGTGCTTTGGTATAACTTCGACGTTCTAGATAATGGCGTAATTGCGGCGGGGCAGTTGTTCTAACCTCCTGCTGCAGCCGCTCAATCTGCTCAAGGTCTTCTATTATACTCTCTTTTTGCTCGATATGTGCAAACATTGATTCTAAAGTCATTTTCAGGGTCGTTGCTTGTTCTGTTGTCATGGGGTTCTCCTAATTATTATATGGACCCAGCGTCCGATAAGTTCTGGCTTCAGTTTATCATCCTTCCGCCCTGATGTCAAACTCTTATGATTCCTGATTCACGTAAACCCGAGGAATCCGTTTGCCAATCCCCGTCAGAATCTCATACGGGATGGTTCCCGCCTTCTCCGCAACGTGATCCGCGCGGATCTCTAAGTCTCCCTGCTTCCCAATCAGCACTGCTTCATCGCCGATGTGTAGAGGCAGATTCTCATCTCCTTCCTGCGACGCAATCCGAAATACCGTCCCATCCATACAGACTGATCCAACCTGTTGACATCTCGTGCTATGGATCAACGCCTCACCCCGATTCGATAGAGCACGTGGGTAGCCATCAGCATATCCGACGGGCAGCGTGGCTAGCCATGTCAGGTCATCAACTATGTGGGTGCGACCGTAGCTGACCCCTTCTCCTTGCATCGACTGACGCAAACAGATGAGGCGTGCCTTCCAATTCAGGGCAGGTCGCAAAGACACAGGGCTTGTTCGTCTGACTTCGGACGATGGATAAACGCCGTATAAACTCAAGCCGACACGAACTGCATCAAAATGGGCGTCGGGAAGCGTTAATGCGGCTGCACTGTTGGCAGCGTGGACAATTAGGGGACGAAGATTGAGTTTGGAAAGAGTGGAAAGCACCGACTTGAACCGGTCTAACTGCAGATGTACATGGCTTTTGTCGGCTTCGTCCGCCGTGGCAAAATGGGTGAAGATTCCTTCAATCTCTATCCTTTCTAAGGTTGTCAGCCATTTCAGAAAATCAACCGCTTCTGTATACCATATCCCGCCACGATTCATGCCAGTGTCCACATCAAGGTGCACCTTAACCGAGGTTCCCTTCGCTTGCGCCGCACGGGACAACGCCTTGCAGAGTGTCGGTTCATACACCGAGGCTGTCAGCTCATATTCAATAATCGTCTCCGCCTGAATTGGCAGCGCATTGAACAGCACTAGTACCGGCTTTCTGATGCCAGCAGTACGCAATTCGACGGCTTCGGCCACGGTAGCGATCGCATACATCGCCGCTTCCTCGTGCAATGCTTTGGCGACCGGAATGGCACCGTGTCCATACGCATCTGCCTTAATCACAGCAATCAGCGAACTGCTCTGGGTATGCGCTTTGATTGCTTGTGCGTTAGATCGAATTGCAGAGAGATCTACTTCCACCCACGTTGTCGTTGTCATTTTTGGTTTTCATTTTCCCCTGCGTATGCTAAAATACAAGGAATGGCAGAGATCAGACTTGAACACATCACAAAGCGTTTTGGGGAGGTCGTTGCCGTAGACGACGTGAACCTTGAAATCCGCGATCAAGAGTTTGTTGTTTTCTTAGGTCCTTCGGGGTGCGGAAAAACAACTACGCTTAGAGCAATCGCCGGATTGGAACACCCCGACGAGGGAGACATTTTCATTGATGGCAAGCGAGTAAACGCGCTATCCCCCGCTGATCGGGACATTGCGTTTGTCTTCCAATTTTATGCGCTTTATCCTCAC
The nucleotide sequence above comes from Candidatus Poribacteria bacterium. Encoded proteins:
- a CDS encoding M23 family metallopeptidase; protein product: MSDRVPNIPTRKAPILITIFVIILLIGLGLPVVLSLLDSTPPTLTVNGLEKDKRYRGDLTLEIFATDEETGLGSLIVQIDDAPPTPLGFGEKGPSLLRLQTAVLADGLHTASVTATDRSLHKNQTRYAFPFYVDNTPPTLDVRPETLHVGQGRTLALFLQADEPLSNIEGKLFDKAIAFYPVSSESLYRSFLGVGVTATVQNYPLTVRTTDLVGNETDQTFQVEVTKTIFARGGYITLSPQKQRIMMDRSKGKEDNAKRAAAYAEADHEVEQLWEGIFIRPTEGRLTSPFGKYREYNTGVRRHHYGTDIANAVGTPISASNSGIVALADRLHIYGNAVILNHGQGVSTSYNHLSEIHVKVGERVEKRQRIGLMGSTGQATGSHLHWGMVVNGVAVAPEEWTERDFSTPAIESLSRLDEEQR
- a CDS encoding XTP/dITP diphosphatase, whose product is MKLVLATRNQGKVREIGDILQDQSGIELLSLRNYPDAPDVVEDGKTYDENAIKKASTLAEYTGHLTIADDSGLEVDALDGAPGVHSARYAGENASDQDRIAKLLNALQDIPDDRRSGRFICAVAIAEPLAKVQVVRGVCEGRIIHGSRGTSGFGYDPIFVPLDYAETFAELGDEIKNQISHRAKALEKASKMLSEMIFKRC
- the rph gene encoding ribonuclease PH, with amino-acid sequence MAREDGRTPNQMRPTRIVRNYIKHPEGSVLIAVGDTQVVCTASVEESQPRFMREQHLRNRGWVTAEYSMLPRSTSDRMRREVTRGSLGGRTQEIQRLIGRSLRAIVDFKALGERTIWIDCDVIQADGGTRTAAITGAFIALWDACQWLMDQKLIRTIPIVEHVAATSVGIINGTPMLDLCYTEDSSADVDMNVVMTGAGKFVEIQGTAEETPFSKEESDQLLDLAVSGIEQLIRLQKQIIIENRDEVSIGNPESG
- the alr gene encoding alanine racemase, coding for MTTTTWVEVDLSAIRSNAQAIKAHTQSSSLIAVIKADAYGHGAIPVAKALHEEAAMYAIATVAEAVELRTAGIRKPVLVLFNALPIQAETIIEYELTASVYEPTLCKALSRAAQAKGTSVKVHLDVDTGMNRGGIWYTEAVDFLKWLTTLERIEIEGIFTHFATADEADKSHVHLQLDRFKSVLSTLSKLNLRPLIVHAANSAAALTLPDAHFDAVRVGLSLYGVYPSSEVRRTSPVSLRPALNWKARLICLRQSMQGEGVSYGRTHIVDDLTWLATLPVGYADGYPRALSNRGEALIHSTRCQQVGSVCMDGTVFRIASQEGDENLPLHIGDEAVLIGKQGDLEIRADHVAEKAGTIPYEILTGIGKRIPRVYVNQES